Proteins encoded together in one Kitasatospora albolonga window:
- a CDS encoding ATPase — MSRFQVVSGKGGTGKTTVAAALALALATEGRRTLLVEVEGRQGIAQLFGADALPYEERRIAVAPGGGEVHALAIDAELALLDYLQMFYKLGGAGRALKKLGAIDFATTIAPGVRDVLLTGKACEAVRRKDRQGRYVYDHVIMDAPPTGRVTRFLNVNDEVAGLARIGPIHNQAQAVMRVLKSPQTAVHLVTLLEEMPVQETADGIAELRAADLPVGRVIVNMVRPHLVDEETLRTAATGRRKEIAKTLTRAGVTGSAALVRPLIEQAAEHAQRVGLEREQRAVLAGLGLPTAELPLIGDGVDLAALHDLATELRKQGVGEGTDS; from the coding sequence GTGAGCAGGTTCCAGGTCGTCAGCGGCAAGGGCGGCACCGGTAAGACCACGGTCGCCGCCGCCCTCGCGCTCGCCCTCGCGACCGAGGGCAGGCGCACCCTCCTCGTCGAGGTCGAGGGCAGACAGGGCATCGCGCAGCTCTTCGGTGCCGACGCGTTGCCCTATGAGGAGCGCAGAATCGCGGTCGCGCCGGGCGGCGGCGAGGTGCACGCGCTGGCGATCGACGCCGAGCTCGCGCTCCTCGACTACCTCCAGATGTTCTACAAGCTCGGCGGCGCGGGCCGGGCGCTGAAGAAGCTCGGCGCGATCGACTTCGCCACCACCATCGCGCCCGGGGTGCGGGACGTCCTGCTGACCGGCAAGGCGTGCGAAGCCGTACGCCGCAAGGACAGGCAGGGCCGGTACGTCTACGACCACGTGATCATGGACGCCCCGCCGACCGGCCGCGTCACGCGCTTCCTGAACGTGAACGACGAGGTCGCGGGGCTGGCCAGGATCGGCCCGATACACAACCAGGCCCAGGCCGTGATGCGGGTCCTGAAGTCCCCGCAGACCGCCGTCCACCTGGTGACCCTCCTGGAGGAGATGCCGGTCCAGGAGACCGCGGACGGCATCGCCGAACTGCGCGCCGCCGACCTGCCCGTGGGCCGCGTCATCGTGAACATGGTGCGCCCGCACCTGGTCGACGAGGAGACCCTGCGCACCGCCGCGACCGGCCGCCGCAAGGAGATCGCCAAGACGCTGACCCGCGCCGGGGTGACCGGTTCCGCCGCCCTCGTACGGCCCCTGATCGAGCAGGCGGCCGAACACGCCCAGCGCGTCGGCCTGGAGCGTGAGCAACGCGCCGTACTGGCCGGGCTCGGCCTGCCCACGGCCGAGCTCCCGCTGATCGGCGACGGGGTGGACCTCGCCGCGCTGCACGACCTGGCCACGGAGCTCCGTAAGCAGGGCGTAGGGGAAGGGACGGATTCATGA
- a CDS encoding anion-transporting ATPase: MPPETVPGLDTDALLDDPDIRIIVCCGSGGVGKTTTAAALGVRAAERGRKVVVLTIDPARRLAQSMGIDQLDNVPRRVDGIAGEGELHAMMLDMKRTFDETVEAHADAERARAILENPFYQSLSAGFAGTQEYMAMEKLGQLRARDEWDLIIVDTPPSRSALDFLDAPKRLGSFLDGKFIRLLMAPAKVGGRAGMKFLNVGMSMMTGTLGKLLGGQFLRDVQTFVAAMDTMFGGFRSRADATYKLLQAPGTAFLVVATPERDALREAAYFVERLAAEDMPLAGLVLNRAHGSEASRLSAEQALAAAENLDDTRIVDQTAGKAGLGDLKAPDSDLTTPDPAVTAPEAVEPSLSLGHAHETQHDEPQHKDPANPDQLDQDQDQQNHEPRTENTAVAPVDVDELTAGLLRLHAERMQVVAREQHTRDRFTELHPEVPVTAVAALPGDVHDLDGLRAIGDRLATGRTDSAPPSPAGAA; this comes from the coding sequence CTGCCCCCGGAGACCGTTCCCGGGCTGGACACCGACGCGCTGCTCGACGACCCGGACATCCGGATCATCGTCTGCTGCGGCTCCGGCGGCGTCGGCAAGACGACGACCGCCGCCGCCCTCGGCGTACGGGCGGCCGAGCGCGGCCGGAAGGTCGTCGTCCTCACCATCGACCCGGCCCGCCGACTCGCCCAGTCCATGGGCATCGACCAGCTGGACAACGTCCCGCGCCGGGTCGACGGCATCGCGGGCGAGGGCGAACTGCACGCCATGATGCTGGACATGAAGCGGACCTTCGACGAGACCGTGGAGGCCCACGCGGACGCGGAGAGGGCCCGCGCGATCCTGGAGAACCCCTTCTACCAGTCCCTGTCGGCCGGGTTCGCCGGTACGCAGGAGTACATGGCGATGGAGAAGCTCGGGCAGCTGCGGGCGCGCGACGAGTGGGACCTGATCATCGTCGACACCCCGCCCTCGCGCTCCGCGCTGGACTTCCTGGACGCCCCGAAACGGCTCGGCTCGTTCCTGGACGGGAAGTTCATCCGGCTGCTGATGGCGCCCGCGAAGGTGGGCGGCCGGGCCGGGATGAAGTTCCTCAATGTCGGTATGTCGATGATGACCGGGACGCTGGGCAAGCTGCTGGGCGGGCAGTTCCTGCGGGACGTGCAGACGTTCGTCGCCGCGATGGACACCATGTTCGGCGGCTTCCGCAGCCGCGCGGACGCCACGTACAAGCTGCTCCAGGCCCCCGGTACGGCCTTCCTCGTGGTCGCGACCCCCGAGCGGGACGCACTGCGCGAGGCCGCCTACTTCGTGGAGCGGCTGGCGGCGGAGGACATGCCGCTGGCCGGTCTCGTCCTCAACCGGGCGCACGGCAGCGAGGCTTCCCGGCTCTCCGCCGAGCAGGCGCTGGCCGCCGCAGAAAATCTTGACGACACCCGCATTGTGGATCAGACCGCCGGGAAAGCTGGCCTTGGTGACCTGAAGGCCCCCGACAGTGACCTCACGACCCCCGACCCGGCGGTCACCGCCCCCGAAGCCGTCGAGCCGTCGCTCTCCCTCGGGCACGCGCACGAGACCCAGCACGACGAACCCCAGCACAAGGACCCCGCGAACCCCGATCAGCTGGACCAGGACCAGGACCAGCAGAATCACGAGCCGCGTACAGAGAACACCGCCGTTGCCCCTGTGGACGTCGACGAACTGACGGCGGGTCTGCTGCGCCTGCACGCCGAGCGCATGCAGGTCGTCGCCCGCGAACAGCACACGCGTGACCGCTTCACCGAGCTGCACCCGGAGGTCCCGGTGACCGCGGTGGCCGCGCTCCCCGGAGACGTACACGACCTGGACGGTCTGCGGGCCATCGGCGACCGCTTGGCGACCGGCCGGACCGACTCGGCCCCGCCGTCCCCGGCCGGAGCGGCGTAG
- a CDS encoding penicillin-binding protein, whose protein sequence is MPKKRSGGGLTTTQQAAKFLGVAALSGAVLAGIALPAAGALGLAAKGTVEGFDEIPSNLKTPPLSQRTTILDSEGGAIATVYSRDRTVVPLKDISPYMQAAIIAIEDSRFYEHGAIDLKGILRAMNRNVQTGGTAQGASTLTQQYVKNVFVEEAGDDQEKVAQATEQTIGRKVRELKYAIQVEEELGKKKILENYLNITFFGQQAYGVEAASQRYFSKRAKDLEVGEAALLAGIVQSPTRYDPVNDTEEATKRRNIVLTRMAATKAISQAEAEKAIAAPIKLKVSKPKNGCITAVSGSGFFCDYVRKTILTDPAFGKTEEERTKLWNLGGLTIRTTLDPRAQKATNEAATAKVSKADKFAASVVQVQPGSGKILAMGQSRPYGLDQKQNETVLNLGVSNKMGGSTYGFQVGSTFKPFTAAAALEKGISPAQTFSSGWKLSVPESSYRTCDGAPAGNQNWDLQNELESEVGTWDMTSALGKSINTYFALLEQKAGLCETLTMAKNVGYERGDGKEILERPAATLGSVDSTPLSMASAYATFANRGTYCTPVAIESIKDPQGKKLPVPKTSCSRAMSEKTADTINQMLKGVVEDGTGTRAGLSDRDNAGKTGTTNDRKDAWFVGYTPNLSTAVWVGDDVGEKSSMYNVTIGGQYYAKVCGGCLPGPIWRIAMTGALNASETPSFNPIAVPRGKEKEDKDEEGDGDGDRDRGGDRGGDGDREDNKPGRGDRTPGIQLPPGLIGGGGDGGQEGGGRSGP, encoded by the coding sequence ATGCCAAAGAAGCGCTCGGGCGGGGGTCTCACCACGACCCAGCAGGCCGCCAAATTCCTCGGTGTCGCCGCGCTCTCCGGAGCTGTCCTGGCAGGAATCGCGCTGCCCGCAGCCGGAGCGCTGGGGCTCGCCGCCAAGGGGACGGTCGAAGGGTTCGACGAGATCCCCTCCAACCTCAAGACTCCGCCGCTCAGCCAGCGGACCACGATCCTGGACAGCGAGGGCGGTGCGATCGCGACCGTCTACTCCCGTGACCGCACGGTGGTCCCGCTCAAGGACATCTCGCCGTACATGCAGGCCGCGATCATCGCGATCGAGGACTCCCGCTTCTACGAGCACGGGGCGATCGACCTCAAGGGCATCCTGCGCGCGATGAACCGCAACGTGCAGACGGGCGGGACCGCGCAGGGCGCGTCGACCCTCACCCAGCAGTACGTGAAGAACGTCTTCGTGGAGGAGGCGGGCGACGACCAGGAGAAGGTCGCGCAGGCCACCGAGCAGACGATCGGCCGCAAGGTCCGTGAACTGAAGTACGCGATCCAGGTCGAGGAAGAGCTCGGCAAGAAGAAGATCCTGGAGAACTACCTCAACATCACGTTCTTCGGACAGCAGGCGTACGGCGTCGAGGCCGCCTCCCAGCGCTACTTCTCCAAGCGCGCCAAGGACCTGGAGGTGGGTGAGGCGGCGCTGCTCGCCGGCATCGTCCAGTCGCCGACCCGGTACGACCCGGTCAACGACACGGAGGAGGCCACCAAGCGCCGCAACATCGTGCTGACCCGGATGGCCGCCACCAAGGCCATCTCGCAGGCCGAGGCCGAGAAGGCCATCGCGGCCCCGATCAAGCTGAAGGTCAGCAAGCCGAAGAACGGCTGCATCACGGCCGTCAGCGGCTCCGGCTTCTTCTGCGACTACGTACGCAAGACGATCCTGACCGACCCCGCGTTCGGCAAGACCGAGGAGGAGCGCACGAAGCTCTGGAACCTCGGCGGCCTGACCATCAGGACCACGCTGGACCCGCGGGCCCAGAAGGCGACCAACGAGGCGGCCACCGCCAAGGTCAGCAAGGCGGACAAGTTCGCGGCCTCCGTGGTGCAGGTGCAGCCGGGCAGCGGCAAGATCCTCGCCATGGGCCAGTCGCGCCCGTACGGCCTGGACCAGAAGCAGAACGAGACCGTGCTCAACCTCGGCGTCAGCAACAAGATGGGCGGCAGCACCTACGGCTTCCAGGTCGGCTCGACGTTCAAGCCGTTCACCGCGGCCGCGGCGCTGGAGAAGGGCATCAGCCCGGCCCAGACGTTCTCCTCGGGCTGGAAGCTCAGCGTGCCGGAGAGCTCCTACCGGACCTGTGACGGGGCTCCCGCCGGAAACCAGAACTGGGACCTCCAGAACGAGCTGGAGTCCGAGGTCGGCACCTGGGACATGACGAGCGCGCTCGGCAAGTCCATCAACACCTACTTCGCACTGCTGGAGCAGAAGGCCGGCCTCTGCGAGACGCTCACCATGGCGAAGAACGTGGGTTACGAGCGCGGTGACGGCAAGGAGATCCTGGAGCGGCCCGCGGCCACCCTGGGAAGCGTCGACAGCACCCCGCTCTCGATGGCGTCCGCGTACGCGACCTTCGCCAACCGGGGCACGTACTGCACGCCCGTCGCCATCGAGTCCATCAAGGACCCGCAGGGCAAGAAGCTCCCCGTGCCCAAGACGTCCTGCTCGCGGGCGATGAGCGAGAAGACCGCGGACACCATCAACCAGATGCTCAAGGGCGTCGTCGAGGACGGCACCGGTACGCGGGCCGGACTGAGCGACCGGGACAACGCGGGCAAGACCGGTACGACGAACGACCGCAAGGACGCCTGGTTCGTCGGGTACACCCCGAACCTCTCCACCGCGGTGTGGGTCGGTGACGACGTCGGCGAGAAGAGCTCGATGTACAACGTCACCATCGGCGGCCAGTACTACGCCAAGGTCTGCGGCGGCTGCCTCCCCGGCCCGATCTGGCGCATCGCCATGACCGGCGCGCTGAACGCGTCGGAGACCCCTTCGTTCAACCCGATCGCTGTCCCCCGGGGCAAGGAGAAGGAGGACAAGGACGAGGAGGGTGACGGCGACGGCGACCGCGACCGTGGCGGCGACCGCGGAGGCGACGGTGACCGCGAGGACAACAAGCCCGGCCGCGGCGACCGGACCCCCGGCATCCAGCTTCCGCCCGGCCTGATCGGCGGGGGCGGCGACGGGGGCCAGGAGGGCGGCGGCAGGTCCGGCCCCTGA
- a CDS encoding glutamyl-tRNA amidotransferase, which produces MTTLKSKLKEDLHTAMKARDELTSSTLRLTLTAITKEEVSGTSARELSDDEVLKVIAKEAKKRREAAEAFAQGGRAEQAEREKAEGELLEGYLPKQLTDDELNAIVASAVEEARAAGAEGPRAMGAVMKIVNPKVAGLAEGGRVAAAVKKLLAG; this is translated from the coding sequence ATGACCACGCTCAAGTCCAAGCTCAAGGAAGACCTCCACACGGCCATGAAGGCGCGTGACGAGCTGACCTCGTCCACCCTTCGGCTCACCCTCACCGCGATCACCAAGGAAGAGGTCAGCGGCACGTCGGCGCGCGAGCTCTCCGACGACGAGGTGCTGAAGGTGATCGCCAAGGAGGCGAAGAAGCGCCGGGAGGCGGCCGAGGCGTTCGCCCAGGGCGGCCGGGCCGAGCAGGCGGAGCGGGAGAAGGCGGAGGGCGAGCTGCTGGAGGGGTACCTGCCCAAGCAGCTCACCGACGACGAGCTGAACGCGATCGTGGCGTCCGCCGTCGAGGAGGCCAGGGCCGCCGGGGCCGAGGGGCCGCGTGCCATGGGCGCCGTCATGAAGATCGTCAACCCGAAGGTCGCCGGTCTCGCCGAGGGCGGCCGCGTCGCCGCCGCGGTGAAGAAGCTCCTCGCGGGCTGA
- a CDS encoding metallophosphoesterase, with protein MRARYGVPLKVTAVGAAVGAAGLAYAAGFEARSFRLRRVTVPVLPHGARPLRVLQVSDIHMVSGQRKKRAWLQSLAGLRPDFVVNTGDNLSDPEAVPEVLDALGPLMEFPGVYVFGSNDYYGPRLRNPGRYLLEKLQGRHGLNGNEPVVGAVHNPWEPMRDAFDAAGWLNLSNTRGRLKLDGMEIAFTGLDDPHIKRDRYAEVQGGPETGADLSIGVVHAPYLRSLEAFTADGYPLILAGHTHGGQLCIPFYGALVTNCDLDTDRVKGLSTHTTGTHRAYLHVSAGCGTNRYTPVRFACPPEATLLTLTGRE; from the coding sequence ATGCGCGCACGCTACGGAGTCCCCCTGAAAGTCACGGCAGTCGGAGCGGCGGTCGGTGCCGCCGGCCTCGCCTACGCCGCCGGATTCGAGGCCCGCTCGTTCCGCCTGCGACGGGTCACCGTTCCCGTACTCCCGCACGGGGCACGTCCGTTGCGCGTCCTCCAGGTGTCCGACATCCACATGGTGAGCGGTCAGCGCAAGAAGCGCGCCTGGCTCCAGTCGCTGGCGGGCCTGCGCCCCGACTTCGTCGTGAACACGGGCGACAACCTCTCCGACCCGGAGGCCGTGCCCGAGGTGCTGGACGCGCTCGGCCCGCTGATGGAGTTCCCGGGGGTGTACGTCTTCGGCTCCAACGACTACTACGGCCCGAGGCTGCGCAACCCCGGCCGCTATCTCCTGGAGAAGCTCCAGGGCAGGCACGGCCTCAACGGCAACGAGCCCGTCGTCGGCGCCGTCCACAACCCGTGGGAGCCGATGCGGGACGCCTTCGACGCGGCGGGCTGGCTGAACCTGTCGAACACCCGGGGCCGGCTCAAGCTGGACGGCATGGAGATCGCGTTCACGGGCCTGGACGACCCGCACATCAAGCGCGACCGTTACGCGGAGGTCCAGGGCGGCCCGGAGACCGGTGCCGACCTCTCCATCGGCGTGGTCCACGCCCCGTACCTGCGCTCCCTGGAAGCCTTCACGGCCGACGGCTACCCCCTGATCCTGGCGGGCCACACCCACGGCGGCCAGCTGTGCATCCCGTTCTACGGCGCCCTGGTCACCAACTGCGACCTGGACACCGACCGGGTCAAGGGCCTCTCCACCCACACGACGGGCACCCACCGCGCCTACCTCCATGTCTCCGCGGGCTGCGGCACCAACCGCTATACCCCGGTCCGCTTCGCCTGCCCCCCGGAGGCCACCCTGCTGACGCTCACGGGGCGGGAGTGA
- a CDS encoding DNA-binding protein, with the protein MDHLFTVAGRTATPISRTGLAAESLLERQHLQEWVIAHPQVLGESVLVITAEYDRWADTDGVPARDRLDVLGLDATGRLVVVELKRGTADRDVHLQAITYAALVSRFDLDTLAQAHRGFLSRRGQALGIDVCRQRLLDHVDGEWSPELLQRPRQVIIAADFPKQVTHSVVWLSEMGLDIDLVQVGLWRVEGSVVAGFTKVYPTPEVEEFTLAPARVEGEAAAKKLQERSRSRNAVHVLVGAGLLPDGARLLMTPRHGVTEAIRAEIRSWVEQDPARAAATWTNDTAKPLVWDADGASYSPTGLANHIFTSVTGRSVDGIQGTTWWDVDTTQVPADVDPGEWATLAGTDLAALARQLNGARKDWSGLHTLLDGVPAGRWTTYGDVATIIGSHAVPVGRHLGTCGRCPNAWRVLTATGKVSPGFQWTDTSRTDTAASVLRDEGVRFDGETADPGQRLSEDDLRQLLDG; encoded by the coding sequence GTGGATCATCTTTTCACCGTCGCCGGCCGGACGGCCACGCCGATATCGCGTACCGGGCTCGCCGCCGAGAGCCTGCTGGAGCGGCAGCACCTTCAGGAGTGGGTGATCGCCCATCCGCAGGTGCTCGGGGAGTCGGTGCTCGTGATCACCGCGGAGTACGACCGGTGGGCCGACACCGACGGGGTGCCGGCGCGGGACCGGCTGGATGTGCTCGGGCTGGACGCGACCGGGCGCCTCGTCGTGGTCGAGCTGAAGCGGGGGACCGCCGACCGGGACGTACACCTCCAGGCGATCACCTACGCCGCCCTGGTGTCCCGCTTCGACCTCGACACCCTCGCCCAGGCGCACCGCGGCTTCCTGTCGCGCAGGGGGCAGGCCCTCGGCATCGACGTGTGCAGGCAGCGGCTGCTCGACCACGTGGACGGGGAGTGGAGCCCGGAACTGCTCCAGCGGCCCCGGCAGGTGATCATCGCCGCCGACTTCCCCAAGCAGGTCACCCACTCCGTGGTCTGGCTGTCGGAGATGGGCCTCGACATCGACCTCGTCCAGGTCGGCCTGTGGCGGGTTGAGGGCAGCGTCGTCGCCGGGTTCACCAAGGTCTATCCGACCCCGGAGGTCGAAGAGTTCACGCTCGCCCCGGCCCGGGTCGAAGGAGAGGCGGCGGCCAAGAAGCTGCAGGAGCGCTCCCGTTCACGGAACGCGGTCCACGTGCTCGTCGGTGCGGGACTGCTGCCCGACGGGGCCAGGCTCCTGATGACACCGCGCCACGGCGTGACGGAGGCCATCCGCGCCGAGATCCGGTCCTGGGTGGAGCAGGACCCCGCCCGGGCGGCTGCCACCTGGACCAACGACACCGCCAAACCGCTGGTCTGGGACGCGGACGGAGCCTCGTACTCCCCCACCGGGCTGGCCAACCACATCTTCACGAGCGTGACCGGTCGCAGCGTGGACGGCATCCAGGGAACGACGTGGTGGGACGTGGACACCACACAGGTGCCCGCCGACGTCGACCCCGGGGAGTGGGCGACGCTGGCGGGGACCGACCTCGCCGCTCTGGCCAGGCAGCTCAACGGCGCCCGTAAGGACTGGAGCGGGCTGCACACCCTGCTGGACGGCGTACCGGCCGGGCGGTGGACCACCTACGGTGACGTGGCGACCATCATCGGCAGCCACGCTGTCCCCGTCGGCCGGCACCTCGGCACCTGCGGCCGATGCCCCAACGCCTGGCGCGTCCTCACCGCCACCGGGAAGGTCAGCCCCGGCTTCCAGTGGACCGACACCTCGCGCACGGACACCGCCGCATCCGTCCTCCGGGACGAGGGCGTGCGCTTCGACGGGGAGACCGCCGACCCGGGCCAGCGGCTGAGCGAGGACGATCTCCGGCAGCTACTCGACGGCTGA